In Opitutaceae bacterium TAV5, one genomic interval encodes:
- a CDS encoding electron transporter SenC, giving the protein MRSCMPSAGSPFAPEEAPGADHRKPVTLAALVIVFFACLVTGCSRSSSDPDTTAAAGAEAGAETAPSGLTENPTAAADEDDGAVRHPLRGEIVDILAARSTLLVLHEDIPGFMPAMTMEFKVSAGDLAIAKPGRRIRATLVQRGHDYSLEQIWPDDSAATATIDQAAAALEKSTRSLARKPYPFREQGDTLPDFTLYNQNGEVVAFERFRGKHVLINFIFTRCPVATMCPAATLRMAQTQKLAREADVENFELVSITLDPAYDTPGVLKEYADTYGIDLANFSFLTGPEPAVKNLLKQLGIVTGFEGGILRHSLATILISPEGKILRRDDTSDWTPRLFLELLQPKSGVATLPSPH; this is encoded by the coding sequence ATGCGCTCCTGCATGCCGTCCGCAGGGAGTCCGTTCGCACCTGAAGAGGCCCCCGGGGCGGATCACAGGAAACCGGTCACCCTGGCCGCGCTCGTCATCGTTTTTTTCGCCTGCCTCGTGACCGGCTGCTCGCGTTCGTCATCCGATCCGGATACGACCGCCGCAGCCGGCGCGGAGGCCGGTGCGGAAACCGCGCCCTCCGGTCTCACCGAAAACCCGACCGCCGCAGCCGACGAGGACGATGGCGCGGTCCGGCATCCGTTGCGCGGAGAGATTGTCGACATCCTCGCCGCGCGCAGCACGCTCCTCGTTCTCCATGAAGACATCCCCGGCTTCATGCCTGCGATGACAATGGAATTCAAGGTCAGCGCCGGCGACCTCGCCATCGCCAAACCCGGCCGACGCATTCGCGCCACCCTCGTGCAGCGGGGTCACGACTATTCACTCGAACAGATCTGGCCCGACGACTCGGCCGCCACCGCGACCATCGACCAAGCGGCCGCCGCGCTCGAAAAGAGCACCCGCTCCCTCGCCCGCAAACCCTATCCGTTCCGGGAGCAGGGCGACACCCTGCCCGACTTCACGCTCTACAACCAGAACGGCGAGGTGGTCGCCTTCGAGCGGTTCCGCGGGAAGCATGTGCTGATCAACTTCATCTTCACCCGCTGCCCCGTCGCCACCATGTGCCCGGCCGCGACCCTTCGCATGGCGCAGACCCAGAAACTGGCGCGCGAAGCCGATGTCGAAAACTTCGAACTCGTCTCCATCACGCTCGATCCCGCTTACGACACGCCCGGCGTGCTCAAGGAATATGCCGACACCTACGGCATCGACCTTGCCAATTTTTCCTTTCTCACCGGACCGGAACCGGCCGTGAAGAACCTGCTCAAACAGCTCGGCATCGTCACCGGTTTCGAAGGCGGCATCCTTCGCCATTCCCTCGCCACGATCCTCATCAGCCCGGAAGGAAAAATCCTCCGGCGCGACGACACCAGCGACTGGACGCCGCGCCTGTTCCTCGAACTTCTCCAGCCAAAATCCGGCGTCGCCACCCTCCCCTCGCCCCACTAG
- a CDS encoding nitroreductase, whose protein sequence is MSQSIHTLLQTRYGDAAPAVAPYVNETITTLLNHRSVRAFLPDALGEGVLELIVAAAQSASTSSNIQAWSVIAVQDPERKARLAALAANQKQILEAPLFLVWVADLSRLRRIADHIGDPAAGLERLDSFLVGVTDTTIAAQSAVAAAESLGLGVVYIGALRAQPDKVAAELNLPAGSFPLFGLVVGKPDPSRPASVKPRLPQTVVLHREQYSTEHERSGLDAYETTIQAFQASQKLPIQEWRRQAVGRVKAPEVPNGRTPIQDALVQLGFTVP, encoded by the coding sequence ATGTCACAATCCATCCATACGCTTCTGCAAACCCGCTACGGCGACGCTGCTCCCGCCGTGGCGCCTTATGTCAACGAGACGATCACCACGCTTCTCAACCACCGCTCCGTGCGCGCCTTTCTGCCCGACGCCCTCGGCGAAGGCGTGCTCGAACTGATCGTCGCCGCCGCCCAGTCCGCTTCCACGTCCTCCAACATCCAGGCGTGGAGCGTCATCGCCGTGCAGGACCCCGAACGCAAGGCCCGGCTCGCCGCGCTCGCCGCCAACCAGAAACAGATCCTCGAAGCGCCGCTCTTCCTCGTCTGGGTAGCCGACCTCTCGCGCCTGCGCCGCATCGCCGATCACATCGGCGACCCCGCCGCCGGCCTCGAACGGCTCGACTCGTTCCTCGTCGGCGTGACCGACACCACCATCGCCGCGCAGTCCGCCGTGGCCGCCGCCGAGTCGCTCGGTCTCGGCGTGGTTTACATCGGCGCCCTCCGCGCCCAGCCCGACAAGGTTGCCGCCGAGCTCAACCTCCCGGCCGGCTCCTTCCCGCTCTTCGGCCTCGTCGTCGGCAAACCCGATCCTTCCCGCCCGGCCTCCGTGAAACCGCGCCTGCCGCAGACCGTCGTGCTCCACCGCGAGCAATACTCGACCGAGCACGAGCGCAGCGGACTCGACGCCTACGAAACCACGATCCAGGCGTTCCAGGCCTCGCAAAAACTCCCGATCCAGGAATGGCGCCGCCAGGCCGTCGGTCGCGTCAAGGCTCCCGAGGTTCCCAACGGCCGCACGCCCATCCAGGACGCGCTCGTGCAACTCGGCTTCACCGTTCCCTGA
- a CDS encoding ligand-gated channel: protein MSFSRSLLLFLLPAASLLAEPAPGTDATSAAPVKLDDVNVTADRPASLTVGTLDAARAGLALTPGGTEVIDPASYLIGRSSTVADTFAFAPGVFAQSRFGSDEARLSIRGSGLQRTFHGRGIRVLQDGVPVNLADGSFDMQSLEPTAAAWINVWRGANALAYGSSTLGGAIDYVSLTGRTSPALFGRLELGSWDYLRATFAGGGVTADGRADAYASFTEQTQDGFRRHADQNNQRVFANAGWQFSDVAETRLFLTAVRTDSELPGNLTKAQLETDPRQAAAANVAQDQHRDYDLLRAASVTTVRTGDTTWTLTGAWTYKDLDHPIYQVIDQLSNDAALGINFENTSDLFGRDNRLRGGVLFTRGEINAANYVNNAGRRGALLAKANQTATNVEGFAEDQFALGGGFTLVAGANASWNRRENDQLAGAGSGYDLDYHRISPKLGLRRDAALAEPGASLQFYLNASGSYEPPSFSETVTNDTARDAQTARTLELGTRGTRGPVRWDVSLYYAEVKNELLTLADPVTSLTTTVNADRTTHAGVEAGLDVDLLGSRWSDNPDNRLVASLAWTWGRFRFDDDAVYGNNTLAGLPPQLIRGQLLWRHRAGWYAGPTVEWVPEKTWIDQRNTLSADPYAIVGFRLGRRQEHGISWFVEARNLTDKRYAATTGVIEDAGGVDQAQFLPGDGRSVYAGLEYRW from the coding sequence ATGTCCTTTTCCCGTTCGCTCCTTCTCTTTCTCCTTCCGGCAGCATCCCTGCTCGCCGAGCCCGCACCCGGCACCGATGCCACCAGCGCCGCGCCGGTCAAACTGGATGACGTCAACGTCACCGCCGACCGGCCCGCCTCGCTCACGGTCGGCACGCTCGACGCCGCCAGAGCCGGACTCGCGCTCACGCCCGGGGGCACCGAAGTCATCGATCCGGCCAGCTACCTGATCGGCCGCTCCTCCACGGTCGCCGACACCTTCGCATTCGCGCCCGGCGTGTTCGCGCAGTCGCGGTTCGGTTCCGACGAAGCCCGCCTCTCCATCCGCGGCTCCGGCCTCCAGCGCACCTTCCACGGCCGCGGCATCCGCGTCCTCCAGGACGGCGTGCCCGTCAACCTCGCCGACGGCAGTTTCGACATGCAGTCGCTCGAACCGACCGCCGCCGCCTGGATCAACGTCTGGCGCGGGGCCAACGCTCTCGCGTACGGCTCGTCCACGCTCGGCGGCGCCATCGACTACGTCTCCCTCACCGGCCGCACCTCCCCCGCCCTCTTCGGCCGGCTCGAACTCGGCTCGTGGGATTATCTCCGCGCCACGTTCGCCGGCGGCGGCGTCACCGCCGACGGCCGCGCCGACGCCTACGCCTCGTTCACCGAACAGACACAGGACGGTTTCCGCCGCCACGCCGACCAGAACAACCAGCGTGTTTTCGCCAACGCCGGCTGGCAGTTTTCCGACGTTGCCGAAACGCGCCTCTTCCTCACCGCGGTCCGCACCGATTCCGAGCTTCCCGGCAACCTCACCAAGGCCCAGCTCGAAACCGATCCCCGCCAGGCCGCCGCCGCCAACGTCGCGCAGGACCAGCATCGCGACTACGACCTGCTCCGCGCCGCCAGCGTCACCACCGTGCGCACCGGCGACACCACCTGGACGCTCACCGGCGCATGGACGTACAAGGACCTCGATCATCCGATCTACCAGGTCATCGACCAGCTCTCCAATGATGCCGCCCTCGGTATCAACTTCGAAAATACAAGCGACCTTTTCGGCCGCGACAACCGGCTCCGGGGCGGCGTGCTCTTCACCCGCGGCGAGATCAACGCCGCCAATTACGTCAACAACGCCGGCCGCCGTGGCGCGCTTCTCGCCAAAGCCAACCAGACCGCCACCAATGTCGAAGGCTTCGCCGAGGACCAGTTCGCGCTCGGCGGCGGCTTCACGCTCGTCGCCGGCGCCAACGCCTCATGGAACCGCCGCGAAAACGACCAGCTCGCCGGCGCAGGCTCCGGTTACGATCTCGATTACCATCGCATCTCGCCGAAACTCGGCCTGCGCCGGGATGCTGCGCTCGCGGAGCCCGGCGCAAGCCTGCAATTCTACCTCAACGCCTCGGGCAGCTACGAACCGCCCTCGTTCAGCGAGACCGTGACCAACGACACCGCCCGCGACGCGCAGACTGCCCGCACCCTCGAACTCGGCACCCGCGGCACCCGCGGGCCCGTCCGCTGGGACGTGTCGCTCTACTACGCGGAGGTGAAGAACGAACTCCTCACGCTCGCCGATCCGGTCACCTCGCTCACCACCACCGTCAACGCCGACCGCACCACGCACGCCGGCGTCGAGGCCGGACTCGACGTGGATCTTCTCGGCTCCCGCTGGAGCGACAATCCCGACAACCGCCTCGTTGCCTCGCTTGCCTGGACGTGGGGCCGGTTCCGTTTCGATGACGATGCCGTTTATGGCAACAACACCCTCGCCGGCCTGCCCCCGCAACTCATCCGCGGCCAGCTCCTCTGGCGGCACCGCGCCGGCTGGTACGCCGGACCGACGGTCGAATGGGTGCCCGAAAAAACCTGGATCGACCAGCGCAACACCCTCTCTGCCGATCCGTATGCCATCGTGGGCTTCCGCCTCGGTCGCCGCCAGGAGCACGGCATCTCCTGGTTTGTCGAAGCCCGCAACCTCACCGACAAACGCTACGCCGCGACCACCGGCGTGATCGAGGATGCCGGCGGCGTCGACCAGGCACAGTTCCTGCCCGGCGACGGCCGCAGCGTCTACGCCGGGCTCGAATATCGCTGGTGA
- a CDS encoding heat-shock protein, protein MNPTKLLTFPLLALALALPFSGCRSSGAGALTSPAAAGAAAPEESATTEETLAQIAGRSWKLDQWVSADGSTRDPGPITFTIGEGNRIGGMAGVNRYMGVARLTEAGALDLTQGLVTTMMAGLPEAMERERDYLADLKQVNEVRLEDDRLVLAGNGVRLEFAAAR, encoded by the coding sequence ATGAACCCGACAAAATTGCTCACCTTCCCGCTTCTCGCCCTCGCTCTGGCGCTTCCGTTTTCCGGCTGCCGGTCATCCGGCGCCGGCGCCCTCACGTCCCCCGCTGCCGCTGGCGCGGCGGCTCCCGAAGAATCCGCGACTACGGAAGAAACGCTGGCACAAATCGCCGGCCGGTCATGGAAACTCGATCAATGGGTTTCTGCCGATGGCAGCACCCGTGATCCCGGCCCGATCACGTTCACGATCGGTGAAGGCAACCGGATCGGCGGCATGGCTGGCGTCAACCGCTACATGGGCGTCGCCCGGCTGACGGAAGCCGGTGCTCTCGATCTCACGCAGGGGTTGGTCACCACGATGATGGCGGGTCTGCCCGAGGCGATGGAACGCGAACGGGATTATCTCGCCGATCTGAAGCAGGTGAACGAAGTGCGGCTGGAGGACGACCGCCTCGTTCTCGCCGGCAACGGCGTGCGGCTGGAATTCGCCGCCGCCAGGTGA
- a CDS encoding histidine kinase: MPNRGLRSPLPPSTPAGHLCAGLVSLVVTFACVWLSIFISRTALSGGERSWAAVFWPETGCSIALLLLYGLRQAPAIYLGHVLALVCFFPLSVHPTVGIESTIHAVVSAWIIRRFFPAWTILPSVRFDITLIGVGGGLVGLPFAVFCCYKWEGVLPATDFFWQKVLIWWLGETASVVAFTPLVLMICMAEVRAERRRAGEYLAYLAMLMTGAWLTFTFERNGEPVAPGILVMAAASVMIGLRNGTAAAVISNCLFYTSIAGGHVIQASFAGIAPTADQVIIGHCLLLNLMATTLLVASGNFNQRRAENELRGVSTRVLNAQEAERRRLSRDLHDSVCQTVQAVVLQMKMLQHVEALDFDRHIQPCIAELGVAVDELRQNIDGLRPELLDRNDFSGVARDHCAAFAGRHRIEVEVCADEDLPILPVAVREHLFRVLQEALANAVTHGRAKHIRVSLRCEAGVFVFSVKDDGRGFDSACQRASRPRYGLRTMQERAFLTGGELAVESTPGAGTHVTLRIPVKALTAATEGDP, encoded by the coding sequence ATGCCAAACCGCGGTCTGCGTTCTCCCCTGCCGCCGTCCACGCCCGCCGGGCATCTGTGTGCGGGTCTCGTTTCGCTGGTCGTCACCTTTGCCTGCGTATGGCTGAGCATCTTTATCAGCAGGACGGCTCTTTCCGGCGGCGAGCGGAGCTGGGCGGCCGTTTTCTGGCCGGAGACCGGCTGCTCGATCGCGCTGCTTCTTCTCTACGGGTTGCGCCAGGCTCCGGCCATCTACCTGGGGCACGTGCTGGCGCTCGTCTGCTTTTTCCCGCTGTCGGTTCACCCGACGGTCGGCATCGAATCCACGATTCATGCGGTGGTTTCTGCCTGGATCATCCGCCGTTTTTTCCCGGCCTGGACGATCCTGCCAAGCGTGCGTTTCGACATCACCCTGATCGGTGTGGGCGGCGGCCTCGTCGGGCTGCCGTTTGCCGTTTTCTGCTGTTACAAGTGGGAGGGAGTGCTGCCTGCGACCGATTTTTTCTGGCAAAAGGTCCTCATCTGGTGGCTGGGCGAGACGGCCAGCGTGGTGGCGTTCACACCGCTGGTGCTGATGATCTGCATGGCCGAGGTCCGGGCCGAGCGGCGGCGCGCGGGCGAGTATCTGGCCTACCTTGCGATGTTGATGACAGGCGCGTGGCTGACTTTCACTTTCGAGCGAAACGGAGAACCGGTCGCGCCCGGCATTCTCGTGATGGCCGCAGCCTCTGTCATGATCGGCCTGCGCAACGGCACGGCGGCCGCGGTGATCTCCAATTGCCTTTTCTACACGAGCATCGCCGGGGGCCATGTGATCCAGGCGTCGTTCGCCGGCATCGCGCCCACGGCCGATCAGGTCATCATCGGACACTGCCTTTTGCTCAACCTGATGGCGACGACGCTCCTTGTCGCCTCGGGCAACTTTAACCAGCGCCGGGCCGAGAACGAGTTGCGCGGTGTTTCCACCCGCGTGCTCAACGCCCAGGAAGCCGAGCGCCGCCGCCTCTCGCGCGACCTCCACGACAGCGTCTGCCAGACCGTCCAGGCCGTCGTTTTGCAGATGAAAATGCTCCAGCACGTCGAAGCGCTCGATTTCGACCGGCACATCCAGCCGTGTATCGCGGAGCTCGGTGTAGCTGTGGACGAACTGCGCCAGAACATCGACGGATTGCGGCCCGAACTGCTCGACCGGAACGATTTTTCCGGTGTTGCCCGGGATCATTGCGCCGCGTTCGCGGGCCGGCACCGCATCGAGGTGGAGGTATGCGCCGATGAAGATTTGCCGATCCTGCCGGTCGCGGTGCGCGAGCATCTTTTCCGGGTGTTGCAGGAGGCGCTCGCCAACGCCGTGACGCACGGCAGGGCGAAGCACATCCGGGTAAGCCTGCGTTGCGAGGCCGGCGTATTCGTTTTTTCGGTGAAGGACGACGGGCGGGGTTTCGACAGCGCCTGCCAGCGCGCAAGCCGTCCCCGGTATGGACTCCGGACCATGCAGGAACGGGCCTTCCTGACGGGCGGCGAGCTCGCCGTCGAATCGACACCCGGAGCCGGCACGCACGTGACGCTGCGGATTCCCGTCAAGGCCCTGACTGCCGCCACGGAGGGAGATCCATGA
- a CDS encoding TetR family transcriptional regulator — translation MTQPKDKTISRAPWINRSGQRSREKILEAASAVFARKGFADASIRDIAKEADVVFASLFHHFRSKERLFVEVVRNYLVETPRLDRFFDPLFALGETPSPREISDALHASVKNLMFLIHGPERLPAINGLLLRVFADGLEEAQLMVLEHFAPLQHRVAELLARLCPDRPEHDMEAWFSLFWAQVFYPVTTRNLRLLDRGWASYPVEWILHASHRIAWYQCLPLGLPEPAGRVEMPVGDSVKTRAAAKAARDGESR, via the coding sequence ATGACTCAACCGAAAGACAAAACCATCAGCCGTGCGCCGTGGATCAACCGTTCCGGCCAGCGTTCGCGCGAGAAAATCCTGGAGGCGGCGAGTGCAGTGTTTGCCCGGAAAGGTTTCGCCGACGCCAGCATCCGTGACATCGCGAAGGAGGCGGATGTCGTCTTCGCATCGCTGTTCCACCATTTCCGTTCCAAGGAGCGGCTGTTTGTCGAGGTGGTTCGCAATTACCTCGTCGAGACCCCGCGACTCGACCGGTTTTTCGACCCGCTTTTTGCGCTCGGCGAGACACCCTCGCCCCGCGAGATTTCCGACGCCCTGCATGCCTCCGTGAAGAATCTGATGTTCCTCATCCACGGACCGGAGCGACTGCCGGCGATCAATGGCCTGTTGTTGCGGGTTTTTGCCGACGGGCTGGAAGAGGCGCAACTCATGGTGCTGGAGCATTTCGCCCCCCTGCAGCATCGTGTCGCGGAGCTGCTGGCACGGCTTTGCCCCGATCGTCCGGAGCACGACATGGAGGCGTGGTTTTCCCTGTTCTGGGCGCAGGTTTTTTATCCGGTCACGACGCGAAACCTGCGGCTGCTCGACCGCGGGTGGGCTTCGTATCCGGTGGAATGGATCCTGCACGCCTCGCACCGGATCGCCTGGTACCAGTGCCTTCCGCTTGGTCTGCCCGAGCCTGCCGGGCGGGTGGAGATGCCGGTCGGGGATTCCGTCAAGACAAGGGCCGCGGCGAAAGCCGCCCGGGACGGGGAAAGCCGATGA
- a CDS encoding transposase ISSod13, giving the protein MPEDPHPTPPPPHDGFPQSSSFVDRFIESVRQPSAARSRRPRPTPPEIVAFIIETVANVPHQSLESIRGEIRARHGVAISRNTVAKIIENHGMQGGLQRDYLEWLEREWMDGKREPAAPEWAKLERFNPALRERHEESTRPGERVCQAHFPIARLAGSGWVHAHIAIDTFSGYVTGGLYAGATTREAIGLLHDHVLPWYARQGTPVGAVLTTRDSIYGRTESHPFPAYLTTCGIRHRQRSALHANGFVEQFSRILIRDFRLPLNVRLGGSAYSGSPAAAGMAPLADDFVKWLHHYNCKRPSPGYRNGGATPWSRLHLRAEENAGLQKTAGMPALEATGSPSPAAG; this is encoded by the coding sequence ATGCCAGAAGACCCGCACCCTACACCGCCGCCACCGCATGACGGTTTTCCGCAGTCGTCCTCGTTCGTTGACCGGTTCATCGAATCGGTGCGGCAACCCTCTGCCGCGCGGTCGCGCCGGCCCAGGCCGACCCCGCCGGAGATCGTGGCTTTCATTATCGAAACCGTTGCGAACGTCCCGCACCAGTCGCTCGAGTCCATCCGGGGGGAGATCCGGGCGCGGCATGGCGTCGCGATCTCGCGCAACACGGTGGCGAAGATCATCGAGAACCATGGAATGCAGGGCGGGCTCCAGAGGGATTATCTCGAATGGCTCGAGCGCGAGTGGATGGACGGAAAACGCGAACCGGCCGCGCCGGAGTGGGCGAAGCTGGAGCGTTTCAACCCGGCCTTGCGTGAACGTCACGAGGAGAGCACGCGGCCGGGCGAGAGGGTTTGCCAGGCTCATTTCCCGATCGCCCGGCTGGCCGGCTCCGGATGGGTGCATGCCCATATCGCGATCGATACGTTCAGCGGCTATGTCACGGGCGGGCTGTATGCCGGAGCGACGACACGCGAAGCCATCGGCCTGCTTCACGATCATGTGTTGCCCTGGTACGCGCGCCAGGGCACGCCCGTGGGGGCCGTGCTGACGACGCGCGACAGCATCTACGGGCGCACGGAGAGTCATCCGTTCCCGGCCTACCTGACGACATGCGGAATCCGGCATCGCCAGCGGTCGGCACTCCACGCCAACGGCTTCGTCGAACAGTTCAGCCGGATTCTCATCCGGGATTTCCGGCTGCCGCTCAATGTGCGCCTGGGCGGGTCCGCGTACTCCGGCAGTCCGGCGGCGGCGGGAATGGCCCCGCTGGCGGACGACTTTGTGAAGTGGCTCCACCACTACAACTGCAAGCGCCCCTCGCCGGGCTATCGCAACGGCGGCGCCACTCCGTGGTCTCGCCTGCACCTCCGGGCGGAAGAGAATGCCGGTTTGCAGAAAACAGCCGGAATGCCCGCGCTCGAGGCAACCGGTTCGCCGTCGCCCGCCGCCGGATAG
- a CDS encoding histidine kinase — protein sequence MLVQQVAGFERSLFFWPPGGITLGIFLLRGRRLFPGVLAGHLAGYLCWLDPLLALLCAAIGTAHAALGCTLIRWAWPRGPRYVPSTRFFAIMIVAGALIPATLTAWPAWYFIEQHLHPGIGFRAGFLEWWMGDCASVIVFTPAVLLLRPSFRENGWRSVKSMLWALGQIALCVYVAWLVLSEGGPRPIMAITVLIVLGCVIALRCGVIGAIFSNMALLVVAAAIQAGFPGGPGTAGVAGMQTEFDAIIFEATAICLLVAGGFYDYWRADRELHRVSSRVLKAQEIERRRLSSDLHDGASQAIFGAIMRLRLAASGAGEGRAGGASPESEMEAVASDLSAALKDLRRTVAGLRPEMLDRSAFADVLADYCAQIEERSEADVLFSDETGGEAERLPLEVREHLFRLVQEAVSNALQHGKASVVEVTLSLSNRHPGWLRMRITDNGSGFDLAVDETKDRLHLGLRTMEERALLVGGSLRIDSSPGRGTVVTVKVPLTAPAQA from the coding sequence CTGCTGGTGCAGCAGGTGGCGGGGTTCGAACGCAGTCTGTTTTTCTGGCCGCCCGGCGGCATCACGCTGGGGATTTTTCTGCTCCGGGGGCGGCGTCTGTTTCCGGGCGTGCTGGCGGGACACCTGGCGGGGTACCTGTGCTGGCTTGATCCGCTCCTGGCCCTGCTGTGCGCGGCCATCGGCACGGCGCACGCCGCGCTGGGTTGCACGCTGATCCGGTGGGCCTGGCCACGCGGGCCTCGCTACGTCCCGAGCACGCGGTTTTTTGCGATCATGATCGTGGCCGGCGCCTTGATCCCGGCAACGCTGACCGCCTGGCCGGCCTGGTATTTCATCGAACAGCACCTCCATCCCGGCATCGGTTTCCGGGCGGGTTTTCTGGAGTGGTGGATGGGCGATTGCGCCAGCGTCATCGTGTTTACGCCGGCGGTGCTGCTGCTCCGGCCCTCGTTTCGCGAGAACGGCTGGCGTTCGGTGAAATCGATGCTCTGGGCGCTGGGCCAGATCGCGTTGTGTGTCTATGTGGCGTGGCTGGTGCTGAGCGAGGGCGGGCCGCGCCCGATCATGGCCATCACGGTGCTGATCGTGCTCGGCTGCGTGATCGCGTTGCGATGCGGGGTGATCGGGGCGATCTTTTCCAATATGGCCTTGCTGGTCGTGGCGGCAGCCATCCAGGCAGGTTTTCCGGGCGGCCCGGGCACCGCCGGGGTTGCCGGAATGCAGACGGAGTTCGATGCGATCATCTTCGAAGCGACGGCCATCTGCCTGCTGGTGGCGGGCGGTTTTTACGACTACTGGCGCGCGGACAGGGAACTGCACAGGGTGTCGTCCCGCGTGCTCAAGGCTCAGGAAATCGAGCGCCGCCGCCTCTCCTCCGATCTGCACGACGGCGCCAGCCAGGCGATTTTCGGCGCCATCATGCGGCTGCGCCTCGCCGCCAGCGGAGCAGGGGAGGGACGTGCGGGCGGCGCGTCGCCGGAGTCGGAGATGGAGGCGGTGGCCAGCGATCTTTCCGCCGCGCTCAAGGACTTGCGCCGCACGGTCGCGGGTCTGCGGCCCGAGATGCTCGACCGGAGCGCTTTTGCCGATGTGCTGGCGGATTATTGCGCGCAGATCGAGGAACGTTCGGAGGCGGACGTGCTCTTTTCGGACGAAACCGGCGGCGAGGCCGAACGGCTGCCGCTCGAGGTGCGCGAACACCTGTTTCGCCTCGTGCAGGAGGCGGTGTCCAACGCCCTGCAGCACGGCAAGGCTTCGGTCGTGGAAGTGACGCTGTCGCTGTCAAACCGGCACCCGGGCTGGCTGCGAATGCGGATTACGGACAACGGCAGCGGCTTCGATCTCGCGGTGGACGAGACAAAGGATCGCCTGCACCTGGGCCTGCGCACGATGGAGGAGCGGGCACTGCTGGTCGGAGGATCGCTGCGGATCGATTCGAGCCCGGGCCGCGGAACCGTCGTCACGGTCAAGGTGCCGCTGACGGCGCCCGCGCAGGCGTAG
- a CDS encoding histidine kinase codes for MAIADDHRVVRQGIEALLRMCPDMEYVGGASDGAEAKELVARVRPDVLVSDLSMPGSTGAGFLRSLRKEFPATRVVVLTMHATPLAMQDAFDAGACAFVAKDDAFDALASIIRRVCQGEEFLFSRTMETAAGASPKTPRLAPREREVLQGITRGLSTKEIGAQLFLSPKTVEVYRTRLMKKFNVTKGTELIHLAMASGIVPMTPSSQPSQSPVSSPGA; via the coding sequence GTGGCGATTGCCGATGATCATCGCGTGGTGCGTCAGGGCATCGAGGCCCTGCTCCGGATGTGCCCGGATATGGAATACGTCGGCGGCGCCAGCGACGGCGCGGAGGCGAAGGAACTGGTCGCCCGCGTCCGGCCCGACGTGCTGGTCTCCGACCTGAGCATGCCCGGCAGCACGGGGGCAGGGTTTCTGCGAAGTCTGCGCAAGGAGTTTCCCGCTACACGTGTCGTTGTGCTGACGATGCACGCGACGCCCCTGGCGATGCAGGATGCGTTTGATGCCGGGGCCTGCGCCTTTGTCGCCAAGGACGACGCCTTCGATGCGCTCGCGTCCATCATCCGCCGCGTCTGTCAGGGCGAGGAATTTCTTTTCAGCCGGACGATGGAGACGGCGGCCGGAGCGTCTCCGAAAACACCGCGACTCGCTCCGCGCGAACGCGAGGTGTTGCAGGGCATCACACGCGGACTCTCGACCAAGGAAATCGGAGCGCAACTGTTTCTCAGCCCCAAGACGGTGGAGGTTTACCGCACGCGTCTCATGAAAAAGTTCAACGTCACCAAGGGGACGGAACTGATCCACCTCGCGATGGCATCGGGCATCGTACCGATGACTCCCTCGTCGCAACCCTCGCAGTCTCCGGTGTCGTCGCCGGGAGCCTGA
- a CDS encoding transcriptional regulator, whose protein sequence is MPSSSPAAATPPPLSDAPPLDLEVIAFWVQVATLLGFPRSVGEIYGLVFLSEQPLSADDIVEKLGLSRSGAGQGLKVLLDIGAIRPAHQLASRKDYYQLQTDLGILVKLLLNARVLPQLEELGRRRAALAATVAESGPDHLARRFEKLDRWREKAEPILALVKGLAETRTNS, encoded by the coding sequence ATGCCATCGTCATCACCGGCCGCTGCGACACCGCCTCCACTTTCCGATGCCCCGCCGCTCGACCTGGAGGTGATTGCGTTCTGGGTGCAGGTGGCGACGCTGCTCGGTTTTCCGCGCTCGGTCGGTGAAATCTACGGTCTTGTTTTCCTTTCCGAGCAGCCGCTGAGTGCCGACGACATTGTGGAAAAACTCGGCCTGAGCCGCAGCGGAGCCGGCCAGGGATTGAAGGTGTTGCTGGACATCGGTGCCATCCGGCCGGCGCACCAGCTTGCCAGCCGGAAGGACTATTACCAGCTCCAGACCGATCTGGGCATCCTGGTCAAACTCCTGCTCAACGCCCGCGTTCTGCCGCAACTTGAGGAACTCGGCCGCCGCCGCGCCGCCCTCGCCGCCACCGTGGCTGAATCCGGCCCCGACCACCTCGCCCGGCGCTTCGAAAAACTCGACCGCTGGCGCGAAAAAGCCGAACCCATCCTCGCCCTGGTCAAGGGGCTGGCAGAAACCCGCACCAACTCATGA